The Flavobacterium sp. 140616W15 sequence GCTATGAAATTAGTATTGAAATCCTCAGCGTATTTTACAGCATTTTTGTCTTGTAATGATTTATAAAGTAAATCTAAAGATTTGAAAAGTGCTTTTTCATCTTTTTGAGCAGCTACTTGTCTTAGTTTAGTATTAAAATCAGCTAAATCATCCACATTCATATCACAAGGAATGGTGTTTAATTGTGTTTCGATATAGCTTACATTCTCTTTAATTGCTCTGTTTTTAAGCTCTAGCATACCTTCAGCAAAATGACCGTCGATAGTTGGAGAGAATTTTTCGAAAGAGTCAAAAAACAAATCATCAGAAGGAACAGATATTCCATTATAGTCTTTAACAGACCAAGTTTGCATGATTTGTTGCTTGTAATATTCTAGTTTTCCTTTGTTTTTAAGTGAAGAAAAAGTTTCCCAATTTCCATTTGCAGGTTTTGTTTTTAAAACTTGCATTGTTTCTAAATTTAAAAAGAAATCTTGTGAAATTGCTCTTTCTAGTAAAGGTTCTGCATAGATAGAACCAGAGAAATGATGATGTAAATCACCGCCTTTTGGCATTTGAGAAAAGAAAGCAGTTAGTGCCGCTTCGTTGTTTCTAATTTTATCTAAATAAGTTGCTGTTGATTGAGAAAAGCTAATCTGAGCTATAAGAAAACAGAAAATTGTAATTATCCTTGTCATAGTCTAGGTTTAAATTACATGCAAATATAATTGATTAGGAGGACATTTGAAAATATAGATGTAAATTGGTTTGTGAATCATTATTTTAAGTAACTTAATTCATGATAATATTATAAAAAAAGACGCACTGTTGTGCGTCTTTACAGAAACTTTTTTAAAAAAATAGAAGGCGGATGAAACGGGTTTACTTAGTAAAGAAGCAGATAAAAACAGATTTTTAAAATGACAATGAGAAAAAAAACGTTTTATCCGTGTTCTCGCCAAAGGCGAATCTGTATCATCCACGTTCCAAATTATGTGCAATTAGAACTCAGCATTGCTCTACGATTCCGTTTAGTCTGACAAGATTGTGACTTAGAAATTCAACATTCTTGAAGCCCAAAGCCTTTGTATCTTTGCACCTCAGAGCCTTTGCGCCTAAAAAAAAATTAGTGAAATAAGACGTCCTTTATATCGTCTGTTTTATCAAATACGCTTTTTGCAAATGGACAAAGGGGAATGATTTTTAGATTGTTTTCGCGAGCATATGTTACTGCTGCCATAACTAATTTTTTCCCAACACCTTTACCGTTAAAATCGGGATTTACTTCGGTGTGGTCAATTATAAATTTAGTGTCTCCAGCCCAAGTATAGGTCATTCTTCCACCTTCTTTTCCGTCTTCTACTGCTTTATAATATCCTTTTCTACCTTCGTTTATTTGTTCTATTTCCATGATGTTTAGTCTAAAGTGGTTTGTATTTGTATCGTGTTTGTTAGGGTTTTGTGAATCGGGCAACTATTGGCAATTTTTAAAAGTCTTTCTTTTTGAGATTCATCTACATTTCCTATTATCTCTATTTTGCGACTTAATAAGGAAACGTTTTGTTCTGTGTTTTTCTCAAAATCTACCGAAATATTAATTTCTGTAACATCCCATTGTTTACGGTCGATGTACATACGCAATGTAATCAAGGTGCAAGAGGCTAATGCAGATGCCAATAATTCGGAAGGGGAGAAGCCTAAATTTTTTCCTCCAACTTCTTGTGGTTCATCGGCGATAACAATATTACCACTTGCCGATTTTATTTCTGTCCGATATTTTCTTGTGTCAATGCTTGCTGTTATTGTATTCATAAATTTATCGTATTTGTGGTTGTGGCAAAGGAACAAATTCGGTTTCGCCAGGAACTTTAGGGAAAGTCTGAGCTGTCCAGTCTCGTTTTGCTTTTTCTATTAGCTCTTTGTCTGAGGAAACGAAATTCCAAAAAATAAAATGTTCTTCAGGAAAAGGAGTTCCTCCAAATATATAAACGGTAGTATTGGCTGCGATTTCAAATTCGCATAACGTACTGTCGTTAGCGATCAGGATTTGTTTTGGATCGTAAGTATGTTCGCCACTTTTTATGCTTCCTTCTAAAATATACAATCCGCTTTCGCCAAATAAATCCTTTCCGATGTTTATTTTTTGAGCTGTTGTACTTTTGATTTCAATAAAATAAAGCGGACTATA is a genomic window containing:
- a CDS encoding GNAT family N-acetyltransferase, yielding MEIEQINEGRKGYYKAVEDGKEGGRMTYTWAGDTKFIIDHTEVNPDFNGKGVGKKLVMAAVTYARENNLKIIPLCPFAKSVFDKTDDIKDVLFH
- a CDS encoding OsmC family protein; the protein is MNTITASIDTRKYRTEIKSASGNIVIADEPQEVGGKNLGFSPSELLASALASCTLITLRMYIDRKQWDVTEINISVDFEKNTEQNVSLLSRKIEIIGNVDESQKERLLKIANSCPIHKTLTNTIQIQTTLD